In a single window of the Coffea eugenioides isolate CCC68of chromosome 3, Ceug_1.0, whole genome shotgun sequence genome:
- the LOC113764944 gene encoding cullin-1-like — protein sequence MAKEKIVEFEEGWNLIQEGITKVKNFLKTENPEKQFIGAEDYIKLYTAIVDMCTQNPPNCYANLLYAKYGESFEEYITSTVLPSLREKDGEFLLRGLVKSWSNHKIMIKWMSRLFRYIDRYYIIRKSLPSLSEVGLICFRDLVHAEFYKKVRDAVMSLIDKEREGEQIDRALVKDVVNVFVELGNGKIDLYENDFEAEMLNNTALYYHQKASTWISEASSTDYLLKAEESLKQEKDRVYHYLHLSSEKKLLERVQHELLTAYATQPPDQKHHSGSKALLFRDEKGQDLSKTYLLFSNIPPDLEAAANKVLQHAVDGGPALADEADHQDAANN from the exons ATGGCGAAGGAAAAGATTGTTGAATTTGAGGAGGGGTGGAACTTGATACAGGAAGGAATTACCAAGGTTAAGAACTTCCTTAAAACTGAAAACCCCGAGAAGCAGTTCATCGGTGCAGAGGACTACATCAAGCTTTATAC aGCAATTGTGGACATGTGTACTCAAAATCCTCCGAATTGCTATGCCAATCTGCTCTACGCCAAGTATGGAGAGTCTTTTGAAGAGTACATCACATCCACG GTATTGCCTTCACTTCGAGAGAAGGATGGGGAATTCTTGTTAAGAGGGTTGGTCAAAAGCTGGTCTAACCATAAAATCATGATCAAATGGATGAGTCGGTTATTCCGATATATTGATCGGTATTACATTATCCGGAAGTCACTTCCATCACTGAGTGAAGTTGGATTAATTTGCTTTAGAGATCTG GTGCATGCAGAATTTTATAAAAAAGTTAGAGACGCTGTTATGTCTCTG ATTGACAAGGAGCGAGAGGGAGAGCAAATTGATCGAGCACTAGTGAAAGATGTCGTAAATGTTTTTGTCGAGCTCGGTAATGGGAAAATAGATTTATACGAGAACGACTTTGAAGCTGAAATGCTCAACAACACTGCACTATATTATCATCAGAAGGCGTCTACCTGGATTTCTGAGGCCTCTAGTACAGATTATTTGCTCAAA GCTGAGGAGAGTTTAAAGCAAGAAAAGGACAGGGTCTACCATTATCTCCATTTAAGCAGCGAAAAGAAGTTGCTTGAG AGGGTGCAACATGAGCTGTTGACTGCGTATGCCACCCAACCACCTGATCAGAAGCATCACTCTGGATCCAAGGCATTATTGTTTAGGGACGAAAAG GGGCAAGATTTGTCAAAGACGTACTTGCTTTTCTCCAATATACCTCCAGACCTGGAAGCTGCTGCCAATAAGGTCTTGCAG CATGCTGTGGATGGCGGTCCAGCTTTGGCTGATGAAGCTGATCATCAAGATGCTGCAAACAATTAG